In Vicia villosa cultivar HV-30 ecotype Madison, WI unplaced genomic scaffold, Vvil1.0 ctg.000418F_1_1, whole genome shotgun sequence, the DNA window aaaatcaaatgtaTTTTAGTTTTGACTTTTTATTCTAGAGGAAATTCTTTTAGAGTCTATTTGTTATagatttaaaaaaacaatatttttttgtaattttaaaataatttttataaaaatatttaaaaatagtaaaaattattTCAAGTTTACTAtatagaaattaaaaaattaattaatatttattattaaatgttAGTGAAACatagtaaaaattaaataattattttatgaaaaaacatTTAAATGACTTCTAAAAATTGTGATATCAAAAAATAATCAAagcaaaaatgatgaaatatcaaaaataaattttatgaaaaattatttaaacttattttttatttaaattttttaaaaaaatataatttaaaatatcttttctaataaaatatataatactaCAAGACTTTACTAAAACAGATGAAAtattaaactatttattttttaaaattacccTCAGGTTTAGGTTTTAGGCGGTGAAATAGTTCAATTTATATGTGTTAATAATGTGTTAGTTGTGTTAAAGAGATTAAAGGTAGTACATTGattgtgtaaaataattttacgttGTCATTCAATAAAAATCATCAATCTATCATGTCATCCACGTAATTCTAAAATATGAATGTGACTTGACAGAATACACGTTGTTGATTAGAATATTCGTTGTTGATTGATTGCAGTAAACAATTACTTTTTTTATGtctatgtatatttttttttgtctGTATTAAATGATGTAAAGTTCAATTCTTAGCCATaagattttgtttatatttatatattaatataaataaattatttatatttataaatcaacaatctattaaaaaaatctatttttcaagaaaaataaCTCTACTTTTAATTTAGAATCAATCTGCATAACTAATTTCTAACTAAATGTTGTTCTATTTAGGGATCAAATTTGAGCTATTTATTTTTGCGtttacaaaatgaaaaaaaaaaatagttatataatatataataaaattatataaattaaaacatgtAATTACATAGATTAATTTATCAAATCAAAAAGGATTATAatgaatagaaagaaaaaaaatctcaaaaatttatctttgttgcattctcaaaaataaatttaaattttgaatctCTGATTATATTTAAAGAAACCTATAAATACTTATATGAACAGGTAATGATGTATGATCTCTAAATTGATTTTCAACATTTACAGATTAATCTGCCAAATCGAAAAAGATCATAATGAGTAACAAAGTTTTCTCTAATAAAATTTAACTTCGTCGCATTCTTAAttctcaaatatatatttaaatttagaaTCTCAGAATGAATTAAAGCAGACTTATAGATATTTATGTGAATGAATTAAAGCAGACTTATAGATACTTATGTGAACATGTAATGGGGCATGATCTAtaaattgattttcattaatcataATTCATAATCAACTAACAAGAGACAGCATAAAATCAAAAAGGTAAAACTTTGCAGTTTGTAGTACATAAAAAAATAAGGCTGAACTAGTCAAGTAAAAAAGATGCCATAGTATAAGAGAATCAAGATCAAGTTTTGTAATATAAACAAAATAGTATTATGCAACATGAAATATTTTATCATAAACTCTAGTGTTTAAAACATCCTTAATGCCTAACACAACCTTTACCATTGGCATTCACAAAGTTAACATTGAAAACAATGGCCAAAACCCTTTTCAAGCTCACAactattctttctcttctcataaCTTTTTTATCTCTTCACTACCAAACATCATCCTCACTACCATTTCCTCAATACAGATCAAGAAGCACATTCTTGGCAACTACAATAAAGAAAGGTGCACATTGCAATCCTATTGGTAAGAATATTTGTAATGGGATATTGGCAAATAAAGGTACAGAGTTGTTACAATGTTGCAAGAAGAAGTGTGTTAATATTGTTGGAGATATGAATCATTGTGGTAAATGTGGGAAAAAGTGCAAGCAAGGAGAACGTTGTTGTGGTGGAGTTTGTACTAACGTTTTGTATAATGTTTATAATTGTGGAAAGTGTAACAAAAAGTGTAAACGTGGGATTCGTTGTAGGGTTGGGTTTTGTGGGTATGCATGAAATTTCATGAGAATGTTAGGGTTTGTTCAATTATTTTGCATAATGGTTGGATTCTTTGAATAaattgaagttcaaagattgtactatttgattttcaaaagttCTTAGTTTCGAATTTGTTTATGTACTTTGTCCTTTTTCATTGGAGTTTTGTTTCTCAAAAGTTATGAAGAATTTTTTTTGGATCAATGAAATTGAGAATTTCCTATGATCCGGTTCGAGGTCAGTTCTGGCATTAAGTGGTTACAGTCCACTCCCGATCATAGTTGCAGGAAATTGAATCATAGTTTTTCTTACCAAATCTAGCGCTAATCACCACTAGATTTCTTATTGGTCATTTTTGTCacttttggttgggtattttgtGACTTAAACTATGCATACTATTCATATTATGTAGACTTGCATCCACGATCCTAGTTGACTTTATGTtccttaaaaattattttctagaAATTGTAAACTTTCCTTTTTCACTATGTGCAGTGTTAAATTTATTTAACCATTGCtaataggggtgttcgcggtacggtttgattcggttttgagcataaaagtcatcctaaccgcgagataaaaatgcatgcggttcggtttggtttggttaacttttaaaaagtcatccaaaccaaaccaaaccaaaccaatgcggttaggatcaGTTCGGTGGGCTGCAAtttacaccataaaataaaaatgtactgaaatacaaaaaggaaaataattcattcttccatacatatATTATAGTATCataaaaaagaagtttttcatactaattacaccaaaataattcattcttccatacatgtattttacaccaaaattacTACCATATAAATATCAATATCATGTATTTTACAGTACCATACTatgtattttacatatactacatactaaattactaatataacttcagtttttcatattacatactatatacagtttttcatactacatactatatacagtttttcatactaataaactacatactacatatacaagtatcagataacttcagttctaaatattatcagtactacatatacaccaaatgcttctctagaatgagtgagagagaaatcacagaatgaagttgaaatgttgaataggaaggaagaatgaaggaatagtgagtcacgtgacgtgagcgtacaatattgcaattggattggaaatataataaattaattatagaaattcaaaagtttagttaaatatgcggttcggttcggttttgtgaaattaaaaccgcaaaccgaaccgaaccgtgcggttcagcccaaaaatcatccaaaaccatCCAAATCAAACGCGGTTTTTGCGGTTTGCGGTTTTCgatttggattggttcggtttgcagtttttcttttggattggttcggatacgatcacccctaattGCTAATaaataattttctgaatatataTTGTAGAAGTTACTCTTACATCAACTTTGTGAAATATATATTTAGAGTTTCACATTACTTAGCTTTTCATACTAATTGTTTAGCCGTATTCATTCTCAGAATTACCTTTTGAAATGATATCAAACTCATTTAATATTGTTTTGCAATGTAAGAATGAGATTCAGGTACACACTAAGCATAGGGTAATATGACATATAGAATTTGTTTCAATCCTCTTTAAATTACTTGTCACTAAGCACTATTGAATTTCCAAATCATATCAAACATAACCAAATCAATCAAAACTATCAATCAAAACTAACATAGAGGGTAgccaaacaaaattaaaacaaacaagtaGTTTAATGAGATCAAACCAACTCTTAAATATTAATGATAACTTTTTAAATATTAGTTTATAGAATGAGGTTTTTCAAACACATTTAAATGAGGGGTCAAATATGATATTCAAGCTGAAACTATATACACAAAGTTTTTCACCCCAAATGTATATTAGCTCTCAACCAGTATCCTACAACATAATTTAAAGTCTCTGATAACCTTTAATCACTAGAGTTGTCACGTACAATTAAGGCCTATCAGGGGTTCGATAAAACTGTCATGGGCCACAATAACCATTACTGATGGTTTCTTTCATTGTCTTCCCACGAAGATTCTAAGCAAGGTTCCAAGATCAACGTAAACACCATCGTCGGAGGTTTTACCGGCGAGGGGGAATTTAGTTCCTGCCAAAGAAAGTACGCCCAACAGATTTTATGACAAACATCGTACCTGTTGACGCTGGAAGAATCTCGGGGAGAGAACGAGAATCCAAAATTACCTTCTCGAATGAAGACGTTATTAGTGTTCTTCCCCATAACAACGACCTCGTGGTCGTCATGTTTCAATATGATAATTGTGATGTGAAGCAAGTGTTGACAACCCTGACAGCTCAGCAGATGTCTTGTTCTAGAGCGCTTATTGAAGGTTCCGACTTGACCCAATAACATTAGAGAATTCCAAGAAACTGTGGTTTGCTTGTCTGACGAACATGTGTAGGTAAAGGTCTGTGTAACTCTCAAAATAACATTCTGGTCAAGAGAAAACGCCAAAATGATCTAAGAGAAATACCTTGTGGTAAATGCCTTGACTCCTTAGGACGTCATCCTGGGAAGACCCCGCCCTTAACTTACTAGGGGGAGTCCTGTCGACCATTCACTTTAGCCATAAATGCCAATTACTTAATGGAAGAGTTGGTGCAGTTCAGATGGATTGGGAGATCGCCCAGGAATGCTATCATAGCAGCCTTGAAGTGAGAAGAGAGTCTGTCGCCGTAGGCGATTCCTCTCATCCAAATGCACTAGACATGGGTGTAGCAGGCTAGGATCTTAGATTGTGGACAAAGAATGAAAGACTCACCCCAATAGAAGACTTAAAAGAGGTCTAGATTGATCTCTTAGACCACCATGTCACCGAGTACGTAGGGCACCTCAATTTCTGAATCTTAAGAAGAGGAGTTAGTCGCCCTACTCAGGAGGAACATCTACTTGTGTGCTTGGGCGTTTAAACACCGATGTAGAAAAATGGAGCTCTAAATTGAAGACAGAGAACGAAATACTCATCCCTAAGAAAAGACTTAAAAGAGGTTCAGATTGGTCCATCGGACTACCAAGTCACCAAGCTAGGCACATGTCTCTCtaatgaaaaagaagaagagctAGTCATCTTGTTCAAGAGGACCATCGACTTGTTCTCCTAGGTGTCCTCAAATATGTCTCGCCATTGATCCCACTATCAAGCTAGTGTCTCGAAGGATGTGCAAGGTTGACGAGGAGAAAAATCAGCTATTGATGAGAAAGTACAGAAGCTGACAAGCCCCTGTCTCATAACAGAAGTAAGTAACCCATCTTGACTTACTATCGTAGTCTTAGTAAGGAAGGCATCAAACAAATGACACATGTGCATCTACTTCATTGGCCTTAACATTGTGTATCCTGAAGATTTGTACCCTCTACCCAATACAGATCGCCTAATTGAAGGATCTTCAGACTGCAAAACACTGAGTTTCTTGGACGTGTACTCGGGGTACAATCAGATAAAGATGGATCCCGTAAATGCATCCAAAATAACATTCATGTTCAATCATGGCAACTATTATTACAACGTTACAAACACGTTTAATCCCAAAGTCATATACAATTTTTGTTACATAATCAATTCATATTCATTCAGAATCAATTCTTCTTATCGTAAAATCAAACACACGCTTAATCCTAAAGTCAAATAcaaaattaagaagaaaaaaaacaacaacaaatagtAAATCTAGATAAAAAAATACTTGATATCAACATTTATTACAATTCTCATAATCCCTTACCACTTACAATCACACATTAGTTAGTTCTAAATATTTggataatctttaaaaaaaatcaaatgttgATTATATACTTTATCAGTTTTTTAacataggggtggcaaacgggcatgcccgccccgtttaggtccgccccgcaaaagcccgcgaaaaaatggCGCGGGGCGGAGCGGACATAGttgagagtgcgggtctaaaactttGTCCTGCCTCGCAAAAAAGTGCGAGtggggcggggaaagcccgcgggcattgaaccttttaggcctaaaaataataaaattgtatgaaaaagctcATGCCCGCAAAAAAAGGGACCGGCGGAGCAGGTACATTAAAGGGAGCGGGCCTAAAATCTCGTCCCGCCCCACAAAAAAGTGGGGATAAAACGGATTTTCCCCACGGACCATacccgttttgccacccgtaATATAACACTCGTGTTCTACTAGATTTTCAACAACAGCATATACTTTATCAGTTATATAACACTCATGTTTTACTACTAGTTTTACAACAACAGCAAAATTAGGGAAGAGTAAACTCAAATTAACTAAAATACAAGGAAAGGAAGTAGATTATGACTATGAAGTGTTTATAAtactaataattttataataattgcCAATATTAAGATCTATACTCATTTGATGGTTAATAATGCAATGACTCAAtctattataaactataaactatgaACACGGACACCTCTACGAGTAGGTGTGTTGCGGTCTTTGACACGCATCGGTGTTCGACACTTATATAACACTCGTACGATACGTGTTAAAAAAGTCAAACAAGTGTCccctaaaaaattgtttttttctttgttcGACATTCTTCTAATGAGTGTTTGACACTCGTATGACACTCTTACCACATATGTAAGACAAATGTGataaaaatttcaaacaaaagtgTTTTTTTCTTTGCTCCAACACACTTATATACTTTTCTAGACAAATTTTACACACACATTTTAAACATATATTGAAGCaatataatcaataaaaaattaaagaaattaattTTGATTGTAATATTTTTAACTCTTAATAATATATGGATAAATAAAGTTCATGAAGCTGTGTCGGTGTCTTATATTTTTGACATTATCGATGTTGGAGTATCCGTGTCGTGTCGTATTCCGATGTCCGTATCAGAGTCCGTGTTTCATAGATTATAAATGTTTCTTATGAATAGCAGTCCATTAAATATGAATCTAACTATCCTTCTCCTTCCCACACAAACTCATTTTAGTTGTACAACATACTCGAACTCATTTTAGTTGTACAACATACTCGAGGTTCAATATTATCATACTAGAAATTTCAAAAGCTATTTGCCAATTATTAACCAATATTTTTGTATATACACTTTTTTTGTGCAGCAATGAACAAAACTTTCTACAAATATCGAATGAGCTCCACTGCAAACTTTCCTTTCTTTGTAGTGTTAACTTCTCCTATCTGAAACCAAAATGAACTGGTTTATATCAAAACTCATTCATTCAGATGATCCTTCTTTTAAGCTTTTACAAGTTATTTATTACCTTTAATCTTCCCATTCCACTAACTGATACAAGATCTCCACTCTTGATTGTGGTTCCTTTGGAAGTAATCGGGATCCAGTTGATTCGTACATCTCCATTGCTATCATCACAAAATGTTTATCACAGTTATCAACAGCTCAAAAATATTCCAcagaaattatatataaattgagGATTGCGAACCTGATCATGTCAACTAGCTTTGAACGTGAAATCTTAAATCCTGCACTAGCTACTGCGTCAACTCTTAGTGATGCTTCTATAGTTTTGAACGATTTCGTTCTGCACAATAAGCAACATTCGCGAAATCTGAATCACACAATTAAGTATTATGTTAACTTGAGACCAGGTTCGATGCGATACAACACCTTGGTGGTTCATAATCAAGAGAAATTAATGGTATCTTGGTGCAAGTTACAGGAACATTTCGAACCTGATTATAAGAAAGAAGCATGCGATCAGAACTTAATTAGCAACACTACTACATTTACACAATCATTTCTTTGCTCAGATAATTTGATGTTTTAACAAGGGAAATTGTAAAAAGAAACATGTGAATAGTGCTACCTTATTCAGTGCTGTCATAAGAAATTCAACTAGTTCTGGTACAACAATTATCTGAGCACCCTGTTCTCCCTGGGTAGCCAAGGCAACAAGTCGAAGTTTTAAAATATACGATGAGAGATTTTGTGCGTAAGGACattgtgaaaataataatattattgaaCTTCGATGTTGCTACAATTTTGTGTACATAGTAAAGTTTAAGCTAGAAAGTTTGTGTGATAAATGGGGGAAAATATTAAAATACCTGCAATATAATATCTCCGACTTTCTCCCTAGCAATTCCTGTACCAAGAATTGAACCAAGGAAGTCGCCATGGGAGCAAGGTTCAAACTGGAAGTTCCCTGTAATGCTGAAAAGAGTAATTTTATGTAAATACTAAGAAAGGTATGTAGGAGCATCAATAATGTTGCATTGAGTTTGACAATTTTGGTagcaaaaattacaaaatttaccTCAATGCTGAAATAACATCTGGATCACTTGTCAGTTCATCTGGATGTCCAACAGAAATCCGGCATCGTTCAGCCTA includes these proteins:
- the LOC131627976 gene encoding uncharacterized protein LOC131627976 — protein: MAAATTSFGTAWCLRRATHAFALSHLRTNANLSFQSTLTSHIFPLSNSSDSSASNAVQASKREVDVLLKGVGEKSVANEVKHVLEMARRASLKREILHTNFLTPPVLKESMQVLEKLADVKALVQGGYPQAERCRISVGHPDELTSDPDVISALSITGNFQFEPCSHGDFLGSILGTGIAREKVGDIILQGEQGAQIIVVPELVEFLMTALNKVRNVPVTCTKIPLISLDYEPPRTKSFKTIEASLRVDAVASAGFKISRSKLVDMISNGDVRINWIPITSKGTTIKSGDLVSVSGMGRLKIGEVNTTKKGKFAVELIRYL